In the genome of Raphanus sativus cultivar WK10039 chromosome 4, ASM80110v3, whole genome shotgun sequence, one region contains:
- the LOC108851226 gene encoding caffeoylshikimate esterase, whose amino-acid sequence MQLLTCKWFPVNQEPRALIFFCHGYAIDCSTTFKDVASKFAKEGFGVYGIEYEGHGRSGGLNVYIDDFDLLINDVYSHFSNISEMGENSKKKKFLMGESMGGAVVLLLHRKKPDSWDGAILIAPMCKVNRFTHIITSLIISYKSSIINISNYNCDERQIAEEMKPPKTVISMMNLVINLIPSWKSILPGPDIINLAIKQPHKRQEIRENPNCYIGRPRMKTMSELFRVSLDLENRLNEVTMPFIVLHGEDDKVTDKEASKLLYEVASSNDKTLKLYPEMWHSLLFGEPLEKSEIVFNDIVQWMETRINTLQVNANNNHEAKSQI is encoded by the exons ATGCAACTTCTAACTTGCAAATGGTTTCCAGTAAATCAAGAACCAAGAGCtctcattttcttttgtcatgGCTACGCAATTGATTGCAGCACAACCTTTAAag ATGTTGCATCTAAGTTTGCAAAAGAAGGATTTGGTGTGTATGGAATTGAATATGAAGGACATGGAAGATCAGGTGGCCTCAATGTCTACATTGATGACTTCGATCTTCTTATCAATGATGTTTATTCACATTTCTCCAATATATCTG AAATGGGAGAGaactcaaagaagaagaagtttttGATGGGAGAATCCATGGGAGGAGCCGTAGTACTTCTCTTGCACCGCAAGAAACCAGATTCTTGGGATGGAGCTATCCTTATTGCTCCAATGTGTAAGGTGAACAGATTCACACATATCATTACTTCATTAATCATTTCTTATAAATCAAGCATCATAAACATATCAAATTACAATTGTGATGAGAGACAGATTGCCGAAGAGATGAAACCACCAAAAACAGTTATATCTATGATGAACTTGGTCATAAATCTGATCCCATCATGGAAGTCGATACTTCCAGGACCTGATATCATCAATCTCGCTATTAAACAGCCTCATAAGAGACAAGAG ATTAGAGAGAATCCAAATTGCTATATTGGGAGACCTCGTATGAAGACGATGAGCGAGCTTTTTAGAGTAAGCCTTGACCTAGAGAATCGGTTGAACGAG GTTACAATGCCATTCATAGTATTGCATGGAGAAGATGATAAAGTGACGGATAAAGAAGCTAGCAAACTGCTTTATGAGGTGGCTTCCTCCAATGACAAGACACTGAAGTTGTATCCTGAGATGTGGCATAGCCTTCTTTTCGGTGAACCTTTGGAGAAGTCAGAGATTGTATTTAATGACATTGTCCAATGGATGGAGACAAGAATCAATACTCTTCAAGTGAATGCTAATAACAACCATGAAGCAAAATCTCAAATCTAA